The Monodelphis domestica isolate mMonDom1 chromosome 7, mMonDom1.pri, whole genome shotgun sequence genome window below encodes:
- the BAP1 gene encoding ubiquitin carboxyl-terminal hydrolase BAP1: MNKGWLELESDPGLFTLLVEDFGVKGVQVEEIYDLQSKCQGPVYGFIFLFKWIEERRSRRKVSTLVDETSVIDDDIVNNMFFAHQLIPNSCATHALLSVLLNCSNVDLGPTLSRMKDFTKGFSPESKGYAIGNAPELAKAHNSHARPEPRHLPEKQNGISAVRTMEAFHFVSYVPIKGRLFELDGLKVYPIDHGPWGEDEEWTDKARRVIMERIGLATAGEPYHDIRFNLMAVVPDRRIKYESKLHVLKMNRQTVLEALQQLIRVTQPELIQTQKSQESQPPEDSKPASCKPSLVLETSKTPLASEASQTDGPEEVAGPCQPAPTHSPPSKPKLMVKPPVSSLNGVPTNPSPIVQRLPAFLDNHNYAKSPMQEEEDLAAGVGRSRVPVRPPQQYSDDEDDYDEEEEEDVRNTNSAIRYKRKGQVKQEPLPASSDGQLCVLQPNTINVLAEKLKESQKDLSIPLSIKTSGGAGSPAVAAPSHSQPSPTPSNESTDTASEIGSAFNSPLRSPIRSANPTRPSSPVTSHISKVLFGEDDGLLRVDCMRYNRAVRDLGPVISTGLLHLSEDGVLCPLTITEGGKGSSPPIRQSQATQISVTIEEKEVPESSDREKAGLSRPPEQLCGEKYSPKELLALLKCVEAEIANYEACLKEEVEKRKKFKIDDQRRTHNYDEFICTFISMLAQEGMLANLVEQNISVRRRQGVSIGRLHKQRKPDRRKRSRPYKAKRQ, from the exons GCCTTTTTACCCTGTTGGTAGAAGATTTTG GTGTTAAAGGGGTACAAGTTGAAGAGATTTATGATCTTCAGAGCAAATgccaggg tccAGTATATGGTTTCATCTTCCTCTTCAAATGGATCGAAGAACGCAGGTCCCGGCGCAAGGTCTCTACCCTTGTGGACGAGACTTCTGTGATCGATGATGACATTGTGAATAACATGTTCTTCGCCCATCAG CTGATTCCCAACTCCTGTGCCACTCATGCCTTATTGAGTGTCCTTCTGAACTGTAGCAATGTGGACTTGGGCCCAACACTGAGCCGCATGAAGGATTTCACCAAGGGTTTTAGCCCAGAG agcAAGGGATATGCCATTGGGAATGCTCCAGAGCTGGCCAAAGCACACAACAGCCATGCCAG ACCCGAGCCACGACACCTGCCAGAGAAGCAGAATGGGATCAGTGCTGTTAGAACAATGGAGGCATTCCACTTTGTCAGCTATGTCCCCATCAAGGGACGTCTTTTTGAGCTAGACGGGCTGAAAGTGTATCCCATCGACCATG GGCCCTGGGGGGAAGATGAAGAGTGGACAGATAAAGCCCGCCGAGTCATCATGGAACGAATTGGCCTAGCCACAGCAGG GGAGCCATATCATGACATCCGATTTAACCTGATGGCGGTAGTGCCCGACCGCAGGATCAAGTATGAATCTAAGCTGCATGTCCTGAAGATGAACCGACAGACAGTGTTGGAGGCCTTACAGCAG CTGATCCGAGTGACTCAGCCAGAACTGATTCAAACCCAGAAGTCCCAAGAGTCTCAGCCCCCTGAGGACTCCAAACCAGCCTCCTGCAAGCCCTCTCTGGTGCTTGAAACAAGCAAGACCCCACTGGCCTCTGAGGCTTCTCAAACAG ATGGACCTGAAGAGGTGGCAGGGCCTTGCCAGCCAGCCCCCACACATAGCCCACCCAGCAAACCCAAACTCATGGTGAAGCCTCCAGTCAGCAGCCTCAATGGGGTCCCAACAAACCCCAGTCCCATCGTTCAGCGGCTCCCAGCTTTCTTGGATAACCACAATTATGCTAAGTCTCCTATGCAA GAAGAAGAGGACCTGGCAGCAGGTGTAGGCCGCAGCCGTGTCCCAGTTCGCCCACCACAGCAGTACTCAGATGATGAAGATGACTatgatgaggaggaagaggaagatgttCGGAACACAAATTCTGCCATCAG GTACAAGCGAAAAGGGCAAGTTAAGCAGGAGCCCTTGCCTGCCTCTTCTGATGGTCAGCTCTGCGTCCTGCAGCCCAACACCATTAATGTGCTAGCTGAGAAGCTTAAGGAATCCCAGAAAGACCTCTCAATTCCTCTATCCATCAAGACTAGTGGCGGTGCTGGAAGCCCAGCTGTAGCTGCGCCCTCTCATTCTCAGCCTTCACCCACCCCCAGCAATGAGAGCACCGACACAGCTTCTGAAATTGGGAGCGCCTTCAACTCTCCACTTCGGTCCCCCATCCGCTCTGCCAATCCTACCCGCCCGTCCAGCCCTGTCACCTCCCACATCTCCAAGGTGCTTTTTGGGGAGGACGATGGGTTGTTGCGAGTGGACTGCATGCGCTACAACCGGGCTGTACGAGACTTGGGGCCTGTCATCAGCACAGGTCTTCTGCATCTGTCTGAGGATGGGGTGCTGTGTCCTCTCACCATCACAG AAGGTGGGAAAGGCTCCTCACCGCCTATCAGACAGAGCCAGGCCACCCAGATCAGTGTCACCATAGAGGAGAAGGAGGTACCTGAATCAAGTGACCGAGAGAAAGCTGGGCTGAGCCGGCCCCCTGAACAGCTGTGTGGGGAAAAGTATTCCCCCAAA GAACTTCTGGCACTGTTGAAGTGTGTGGAAGCAGAGATCGCAAACTATGAAGCCTGTCTCAAGGAGGAagtggaaaagaggaaaaagtttaAG ATTGATGATCAGAGAAGAACCCACAATTACGATGAGTTCATCTGCACATTTATTTCCATGCTGGCTCAGGAAG GCATGCTGGCCAACCTTGTGGAGCAGAACATCTCTGTCCGGCGACGACAGGGGGTCAGCATCGGCCGGCTTCATAAACAGAGAAAGCCCGACAGGCGGAAACGCTCTCGTCCTTACAAGGCCAAACGGCAGTGA